The sequence CCTAGAGAAAACATGCAACTTTTTTCTTACTCGAGTATACTTCCAATTAGTACTTTCACAACTTTCTGGATGATACAGAACCTTCTAACATTTTGACTTTCCTCTCGAACACAACACCTTTCATGCTAGAATCGCCATATGTTTAATTCTACAGCTGCTTAAACTCCCGGGAACTCTTTGTTGTTTGTACAGGCACCGGTTACATACATAGTTACCCTTCCCAGCGCTTTTTATTACATCCCGCATTTCGGGGTTTCTCTCTGGGGTTATCTGCCCTCGGCGTAAGTGGCTGCTTTTGGTACTTCTTCTATTGTAAGCCTGCTGgcaataaattctgtttttgatGGTTTGAAAACACCCTTATTTTCCTGTCcttatgtttttcagtttttaaagaatatttttgctAGGTGATAATTACAGTTCGggagttattttctttcatggtTTAGGTGTGGCATTCTGTTGTCTTCTGTAGCTTCTATCAGGTATGTTATTGTTTGAATGtgtctttttcctctgtttttaagCTTCtgtctgtttttggtttttagcaACTTTGTACCATAATGGGGCTAggagtggttttctttctttagcCTACTTAGTGTGTGTAGAgctttttaaattcatgtttttcattttggaaaacttgGCCAATATGCTTTCAAATAACGcattttcatcattcttttccttgatttctggGGCTCTTTGTATGGAgttgtgtggtggggggggggttgtttgtttgtttttactgtgaCGTGTTTTCACTAATTTCTGTCTCTGGGATTTAATCTCGATATGAAAATATATCAATATgtaatttctaattttagttagtactgtattttttggttCTAGGGCTTCCATCTGACTCATTTTTGTAGATTCTGGCTCTTTGGTATGGCTTTTGGCAACATTTAATGTATATCATCTGCCTGATAACTCAGAGGGTTGAATCGCCTtggatttgtttcttttgtctttttccttgattttcagtcatctatttttcttttttatatacctggtaaaaaaattttttttgattcaATGATAAGTACTGTATATTAAAGAAATCAGGATTCCGTATTGTGATCTCTCCCTCCCGGGGGAGCTTGAGGTTTTCGGACAGGGAACCCGTGTGTGGGGAAATAAATCACCTTCATCCAGGTGAGGCGGTCTGGCTTTGGTGCACCCTCGCTCCAAGGGCGCTGTCCTTTCCGTTAGGGCCGTCGGCTGAAAGCTTGGCTGTGTCCCGGGGCCAGGTCTGTCGGGGCTCCTCTCCCTTGGCGGGCTCTGACCTCCCAAGTTTTTTGCGCCACAGTCTCTGCTCAGTTTTTTAACTCTCAGCTGCGTTTGTTTCGTTTCTCAGTACTCGGTAACTCACGTGCACTTAGGACTTGGCAACTGCCTGAAGGGTACATTGCCTGCAAAAGGCTGGGTGCCCTTTTCCGTGGGATCCTGGCCCCTGGAAGGGCTGCTCTGGTAACCTTGGCCTCCAGTTCGGTCTCGGTGGGGCTGCTACAGAGCTGGGCCTGCAGCTTTCTACTTGGCCCACAGGCTCTGAGATCCAAATCAATGTTCCGAGAGAAAGCTGCAGGGGAAACCCAGCTAAAAGCAGAGCGTTTACCTTTAACCTTCCGCCTGGCTGCTTCGGTGTTTCTCTGGTGCCCTCAGACCGTTCTGTGTGCTTGCTGGCATGTTGGCTTCCTCCGGGAACGTCTCCCAGCTTGTAGGCCTCTCAGAGGCGGAGCTGGTCCGAGTCCACCTGCTGGGCCACGGCTGTGAGTGGACGTCTTCGAGTCAGTGTTTCTCCTCCTGGCGCTGCCGGACCCGAACCAGCTTTCCGGCCTTGCCCCGTCACAGCCGCTTCGCTCGCCCTGCGCTCGCACTACTAGACTGGGTTCGCACCCTTTTTTCCGCCTCGCACAGGGCTCAGGTCAGCGCAGTTTCTGCCTCCGATTCCTAGCACCGGGACCCGCAGGGTTCCGCCTCCGCCGTGGCTCCACAGCGGTTGTAGACCGCAGTAGCCCTCCACATCCGCTCCGTGACGCTCTGCGTGCTGCTGGCCGCGGGCGGGCGCGGGCGGAGACGTCCTGTCGCGCCCCTTTGGGCCCAGCTCGACTTCCTGCCCGTCTTGCAGGTGGAAGCCAGTGCAGAACCGGACCAGGCACTGCAGGACAGCGAGCAGGCTTTGGAGAGAAAGCGGGAGGACGTGAAAGCCATTCTGCAAGCATACCGTTTTACAGGTATGCTGTCTTCCTGACCTGTTTCGGTCTGGGTCTGCGGTCCCTGCGGAGTTAGTTTGGTAGACGTAGTACTAGTCCCGGCCTGACTTCCTGACCGTCGGTTTGGCCCCCGCAGTGTTCTGCTGTTCGTGGGCATCTCTGCCTACCATATTGGCCTCTCTGTGCAACAGATTGATGGGTAGGTTTAGACTCTTCCTTTGCTATTCAGCCTGTGCCAGATCCCGTACTGCAACTCTCGTTACTGCTGGCTGGCTTCATGCCCCTGGTCAAATAGTTTGAACACCTCAGTTAAAATGGGGGTTTATTCTCCCCGTTATCTGTGCTGCAAGAGGATTGTGGGAAGAACTGGGGTCTGCCATAAATTATTTGAcactcagagaaaaaaagagtagatAAGTCGAACATTTCAAAATCTTTTCCTCCATAATTTGGTATttagaatgttttttcttttccaccacTCCATGGCTTTAACAGCTCAACCTCAAAGTGAGCCAGTGTTGAAAGGCTGATACTCATTGGTTCAAAGGCCATTCGGGTGCGTCCTGTATGTGCTAGGTAGTGCTGGAGCACCTGGGGCGCGCCGAGGAGTGGGGTGCGGGCGTGGCCCGGTGGGCGCTGAGGGACGTTATCTGGTCTGTCTCAGGGCTCAGCGGGAAGCTGACGAGCCGGGGCGTCTGTGTGTGCATCCAGACTGCTTTCCAGGGGAACCTGCTGGATTCCTACTTCGTGGACCTCGTCATACAGAAACCGCTTCGGATACATCACCATTCCGTCCCGGTCTTCATTCCCCTGGAGGAGATAGCCGCCAAGTCCTTGCAGACTGACCTTCGGCACTTCCTGTTCAGTCTCTGCGAACACCTGAACGCTTACGCGGGGAGGAAGTACCAGGCAGATCGACTGCAGGTACCTGTCCGGGATCTTACGTAGCGTTTGATGAGCCCGGGATAGGCTTAAAAGGAAATAGGAGGGGGGGAGGTCaagttttcttttgtattttacaaTGTCTCATCACCGAGTCAGAAGTCTATTATCCTTCTAATACTTGTTTATTATTTGTGTACAAGCTGTTTTTCCACTCTTTTCTTCCCCTGTTGAAACTCTGGATGATACTGAAGCAAGAATACTGGTTATTCAGGGATTATTCACCCCCAGTGGTGGAGCCCAGGCTTTTATATTTGACCCCTTCTTCCCGGCACAAAGTGGTAGAGTACACTTGCTGTACTTACAGTCCAGTCGGGATTGATAGAAAACCCACTGTGTACCAAGCACCTTGCTAAACCTAGGGTATAGATGCAAAGCAGAATAATCGGAAATGTGTCAGAGGAATACTGTGCATCTTTGCCTAAATTCTGCCCTACCTTCTTAGGATTGCAATTGAGACAGTGTTGGGGGCGTGGAGGGGAGACAGGAATGAATGCAATAGGACATGATTGGCTCTTGCAAGCTTAGAGTTTCCCCTGTAGGCATTTGGAATGACGTCGTAGCTCCTGGATGTCATTTAGGTAAATTGATAAGTGTATGCAGACACAAAGCCACTCAGCCATGTATATGAAGTCATCGAAATTCTTGGCAGCAATAGTATCTGCCCTGCATCCCCAAACCCTGGCCGTTCACGTACTTAGTGCCTCCCACAGGCCTTCCTGGGCCGAGGCCGACTCTTCGTTCTCTTACAGCTCTCTGTCACTAGCCCTCTTTCCACgcctttctctgttctctctctctctgtctctctctggaatTCAGTTAACAATCAACAGGCCCTGTTTTTGGTAGACAGTGTTTGAAGTGTCACAGCCACTCCCTGCCTTCGGAGCCGTAACTGTCTGTGCCTGTGCCTGTTTTCGTCCCCACCTCCATCAGAGTGACTTTGCAGCCTTCCTGGCGGGGCCCTTGCAGAGAAACGCTCTGTGCAATCTGCTGTCGTTCACTTACAAAGCGGAGCCGGGGGGCCAGGCCTTCCCATTCTGTGCCAGGCTGCTCTACAAGGACCTCACGGTAACCCTCCCAACGGACGTCAGCGTTACGTATGAAGGTAAGGGGCAGGATGCCACGGCGGAGAAGCTAATGTACTGGGCTCCGGGTTCCTCGGGTTGAGGGAAGCAGGGCAGAACAGGTAGAACACATCAGGTGGGCCTCTCGAGATACTTTCTTCCGGTCATGTACAATCAACAGGAAAATACAAGGAGCGAAATACTGCTTTGTGTGTTTCtaccattttcccctcttctctttgTAAACAGTACAGTCATCATAGTTTTCCCTCCTCTGGTCCTTCCGACTCAGCCAGTGTTCTTTCAGCTCATAATTTGTTTTCGTTGGAGACCGCTCTTGAAGAGACAGCTAATGAGGCTGAGTCACAGGGTCACTGTGGAGAGGAGCCAGAAGGCTCGTTTCACTCCACAACCAAGTGGACGTGGCAGGTCAGCGCACACTGAGCGCGCCAGAGGTTTCTCTCAGTGGACATTTCTCAGAGCTGGCTGCGGTTTTGCTGTGACCTGTTTCAGTGAAGTGCAGCGTAGTAATGTGATGGGTAATCATGAAAAGTAGCATAAAATGTTGTTAGGAGACGGGCACTTTGAAGCTGCTGCAGGCTTTGTACTGTAGGTTTTTGATTTCTCTGGGCAGTCTGTTCTAAGTTCTGGGTGTCAAAATTACATGGGTCCAGTGAGGGCCAGCCTCTCAGCTCCAGGCCAGAAAAAAAGTTACCTGGGTCCAGAGTATCAGGGATCGGGTGCTGGCTTTGCCAGTTGCGCTAGGTGACATTGAAAGAGTCTGTCTTTCTTAGGGACAGACACGCCGTCCCCCTCGTGGGAGGAGCAGCGGGCCAGCCACGAGCACCTGCTCCGCACGAAGCCGCTGCATCACGTGTTTGCCGCGTTTGCACGGGGAGAAGAAAGGCTGGAGCTGAGGCTGGCCTACTAGGGTGTCGCACTGAGAACACGTTGGAGGTGAGCGAACCACCACCGCACACAGCCCCGGGCGGGATCACGGGACTGAAAACTGTCGGGGGGCTGACTCCTTGCCCAGGGACGTCCTCTCGAGGAACACAGACAGCCCCCTCACCGGGACGATGGAGGGGCATGTCTGGGGCCACAGACATGGGCATTTGACTGGTCTCCCTGCTGGCCGCTCGCTAAGTGCTTGGGATCCTCTGTTCCTAGGGACGGTGGCTTGACCGCATGTTTAGGCTGAACATCAGCCCGGGTTGGAGGGCAGTAGGAGGCATCTGTGAGGGGGCTGTGTACCCTTCAACTAAAAAGTGCTTCTACCTTTTATAAAAGCTTGCTTCCACCTCATTTCCCTGTGTgagacatttgaaaataaagttctTAGCATGCCCTGTTCATGTGAAATGAGTGGAACAGTTAAGGAGGGAAGTGAGTTCAGACCAGTATACTCCAGACCCTGCCTTTGGAGAATGGTGTGGAGGAAGCACTGTGTGTAAAGTAGTCAGGGTTCTTGGTCGCTCGTGTTTTGTCTCTTGAAACATCTCAGTAGCGAGCTGACAGTCCAAGTGAGCTGTAAAGAAGCGTGGTCAGAAGCCCGCCCCTAACCCAGGCGTTGCACGGGGCGGCAGGCCTTCCCTCCTTGGCCTCTCGCAGCTCAAGGCTCAGGACCTGCCGGCACTTCCCTCAGCTGAAGGCAGCGTGTGCGGGCCCAGCCCAGACCCGTCTAGCTGGCCGGGGCCATGCCACTCAGTTCCTGTCCCCGTCACAAGGAGGAGTCACTACTACCCGGGACGCAGAGCTGTGCTCAGGCCTCACCCTCTTTAAAACGGTCACTTCCTAGACCTGGTGACCAGGAAGTAACCTTAGAAGTGTGGGAGCTGCGGCTgactctgggggggggggagcacagGGGAATGGGAAGGCCAGCTAGGACCACCGTGTAGAAGCAGCTGAAGAGTGAACGAGGGTCTTAGTTAAGCCCCTGTGCCTTCCCGGCACGTGGCGAGGACCAGTGGTGGGTCAGCAAAGCActtctggggtgggaggggggtgcgaGGTGGGGGAGGTTAACAGGGTTTTCACAGTGATCACATCCAAGTTGAAGAAAGCTTTTAATAAAAGTCTTGTTCTTTATCAATACCTGTAAATTCTCTTTTAAAGCAGTAGCAAAGGCAAAGGTAGCAAGAGCTCAAAAGGCAAGGCAATATCGGAAAGTGTTTTTtaacagaaagttaaaaatataaatgtagaagatttgttgatatatttttctttcagaaataaattccctttccctccctcccaccaggtAAAAGGAAATATTGCACTTTCTGCTCTTGTGACTAAGGTGACGGGGGTTCCAGGAGGACCTTTCAAGATTATCAGGACACGGGCCCTGCCACCTAACGCGGACCACCTGGAGACGGGCTGGGCTCCAGCCTGAGCTCGCTTCGGAACAGAGCGCTGCTTTCAGGGCACAGGGCAGCCGACGTCTGCCAGCCCAGCGGCCCCGCCCGCCAGGCCCTCATCTAAAGCTGAGCTTCCCCCGCACCCGTGCCCCCAGCGGCGGAGGCGCGTTGGCCCACTCTGGTGCACGGCCGCTCACAGTGGCCGCGGCCTCTGGGGGAGCAGGGCTGGTCGGAGCCGGGGCCCTGGAAGCCTCACGCTCACACTGCGCCTGAGACCCTCGCGCTCTGGGGAGGCTGCCCTCAGAGCTCACGTGTCCACGAGCAAAAGGCTGGAGGGTGTTTTAAATCTAACGTCTATGTGAGTGTGCACGTCAGCAGTTTGGGAATGCTGGGACCTGGTGGTTGTCCTTCCTCAAGGCCCTTGATTCCAAAACAGACATGGTCCCTTCCCATCTGGACCACTGGGGGCGAGACGCTGTTCAGGAGTTGTCCACTACCTGGTGGGGGAGAGTCACCGAGGAGCCGTTGGGGAGCGCGGCTGGCTTATCGCGCCCCTTCAGGAAGAAGGTGAGcagctcccccttccccttcacaAAGATGGGCCCTCGCCTCACGAAGCGGAAGCCGTACTCCCGAAGGATGGCTTGCGTTTCCTCCACCACCTGCAGAGGGAGAAGACGGTGCGAGAGCTTGGGGTCAGAGCAGGCCCAGACCAAGGCCACCCAGACGGCCCCCACGCACGGTAGCACCCTTCCCACAGCATCCCCCCCAGACCTCCCAGGGCTGAGCGCCTCACTGCCCATGCCAGGGAGCAGCGGAACCCAGGTGTTTTTCtggggccctcccctccccccaggacaGTCTGAGGCGACAGCAGCGGACGGTGTGGCGGCGGCACTGTTGGGCactcctgctccctgccctttGCCCTCCTGTGGGGCTTTGCTGCCAGGCCCCGCGGCAGGGTGTTAGCACACAGACTTGCCACCTAAGCTTTGCAAACAGGATCAAGGTTTTCTTctcccctctgtgcccagccGTGGGGGTGCCTTCCCCACTCTGGCCCTTCGCCTCGCAGCACTGCCACGCTCCTCAAGGAGGAGACGGCTCACGGCAGAGCACGCACTGTGCCCGTTTTGTTCCCAGCCCCTGCGTCTGAGCACAGCCCTGCCGTGGCACAGACCTGAATGTTGCCCATGACCCCTGTGGACTCCATCCTGCTGGCCACGTTGACCGTATTGCCCCAGATGTCGTAGTGTGGTTTCCGGGCTCCGATGACTCCGGCCAGGACCCCTCCTTTGTTCATGCCTGGGGCAGAGGCGTGAAGGTCAGCGTGGCCACACGCCAGCCTCCGCTGGGAAGCTGCCAGCCCCTCACAGGCGGTGCCACCTGACCCCCACCATAAAGCCCCTGATTATGTAACACGTTCCGCATTAAACCTGTCTAAGCTGCTGGAGGGCAGAGTTCACGTCTCCTGCTTGCCCTGCCCTCACCGTGTGTCGGCAAGTTGTCGGCTGCACCCAGCACACTGATTAGCTTGGCGTGGAAGTGGCCAGCTCCTAACAGAGCTGGCACTTTATCTCCTTGGCCTCATCAGAAATTAggaaacccctccccccaccaaattcCCAGTAGTGGGTAGCAGGTGACTGATCTGTAAGAGGCTGGGCAGAGGTGAGCAGAGCCCTGGGCGGGTGTAGGAGAGTCCCTAGGTAGACAGCAAACTGACTTCCCAGCCGGACTCCGGAGGAAGCTATCGTGGTAAACACGGGGACAAGGCACAGCCGACTGTAACTCCGTCGGCCAGCTTCCCAGTCTGCTCATCTAGAACAGCCCGGACTGAAGGTCCCTGAGGTGCCTTCCAGCTCTAGGAGCGTACGACCCTCGCCAGCCCGAGCGCATCAGGTCCCTCTAGGCCTGGCCTTCCGCTGCCTGGCTGCGTCCCCTGTGTCGGAGCGGGGCCCAGAGCCTCACCTATGCGCAGCATGAAGTTGTTGAAGGACTGGTTGTTGATGTTGGTGAGCGTGTCCTTCATGGCCAGCGCGAAGTCGGCCAGGTCGGCCAGGTGCTGCCAGCGCTCCTTGTCGGACTTCTCCTCCTGCGCCAGAGAGCAGCCGCGAGGGCATCAGGGGCGGGTCGGGGCCCGCCGCCGCAGCAGCAGCCGCCACCTCACCTTTCCGGCACCCTCTGCAGGGCGGTCCCTTCCCGTGGTGGGCAAGGCTTGGTCTTTCCTTTTTCCACAAAGGAGCCTGCGCCCTCCTGAGCCCCCACTTGTCACCGTGACAGAGACTGGGCGGCGGTGGTGGGGAG is a genomic window of Phyllostomus discolor isolate MPI-MPIP mPhyDis1 chromosome 6, mPhyDis1.pri.v3, whole genome shotgun sequence containing:
- the CENPO gene encoding centromere protein O codes for the protein MDLANTSSQEGEPKGGVLAHLERLEARSRKKFEEPQGTPAAESALRSKILQLRRLRDQLRAAVERHGARVEASAEPDQALQDSEQALERKREDVKAILQAYRFTGLSGKLTSRGVCVCIQTAFQGNLLDSYFVDLVIQKPLRIHHHSVPVFIPLEEIAAKSLQTDLRHFLFSLCEHLNAYAGRKYQADRLQSDFAAFLAGPLQRNALCNLLSFTYKAEPGGQAFPFCARLLYKDLTVTLPTDVSVTYEGTDTPSPSWEEQRASHEHLLRTKPLHHVFAAFARGEERLELRLAY